In Argiope bruennichi chromosome 4, qqArgBrue1.1, whole genome shotgun sequence, a single window of DNA contains:
- the LOC129966274 gene encoding cuticle protein 10.9-like, translated as MSFLTSAVILCTALLLNGAYAQYVQLSQPVVQLPQYKYGYEFGDGLGMSQYHHESADGAGSVKGSYGYQDNIGVYRNVEYTADADGFKPIIKSNEPGLSNHIAADAPYIVQSPPPAAVLQGLRPVRIIPFAHLK; from the coding sequence ATGTCTTTCCTAACTTCAGCTGTCATTTTGTGTACTGCGCTTCTTTTAAATGGGGCTTATGCGCAATACGTACAATTGAGTCAACCTGTGGTACAATTACCACAATACAAGTATGGCTATGAATTTGGAGATGGATTGGGAATGAGCCAATATCATCATGAATCTGCTGATGGCGCAGGTTCTGTTAAAGGCAGCTATGGATACCAAGACAATATCGGAGTCTACAGAAATGTGGAATATACTGCAGATGCTGATGGTTTCAAACCCATTATTAAGAGCAATGAGCCTGGATTGTCCAATCACATCGCAGCTGATGCACCTTACATTGTCCAGAGTCCACCACCAGCAGCAGTTCTTCAAGGACTGAGACCTGTGCGAATCATTCCTTTTGCACACTTGAAATAA
- the LOC129967016 gene encoding cuticle protein 10.9-like, with the protein MVSFEIVTAILFCGLSSIFLVNSAVLPTESSQVPIDTEPVVLVNPANAYIFGYQSDDGLGTTQHRHEVADGSGVVKGTYGYRDSFGIFRTVNYTADASGYRVVIRSNEPGFAAQNSGDVIYLADSPSPILAPPIAVRVKPPTK; encoded by the coding sequence ATGGTGTCCTTCGAAATCGTGACAGCTATTCTTTTCTGCGGATTGTCATCCATTTTCTTGGTTAATTCTGCAGTTTTACCTACTGAGTCCTCACAAGTTCCTATCGATACTGAACCAGTGGTTTTGGTGAATCCAGCGAATGCTTATATTTTCGGATACCAATCTGATGATGGTTTGGGAACGACTCAACATCGCCACGAGGTTGCTGATGGATCTGGGGTTGTGAAAGGTACTTACGGTTACAGGGACTCTTTTGGGATCTTTAGAACTGTGAATTATACAGCTGACGCCAGTGGGTATCGGGTAGTGATTCGCTCCAACGAACCAGGATTTGCAGCTCAAAATTCTGGAGATGTAATTTACTTGGCTGACTCACCAAGTCCTATTTTAGCTCCACCGATTGCTGTGAGAGTGAAGCCACCAACTAAGTGA
- the LOC129966783 gene encoding cuticle protein 10.9-like: MFSIICLLSLVVAMVQSVPVPQNQQLQDKERRIPSIQSLSRAGSDRFEQDVAYTSKPYQFGYELEDGFGMSQYRSEASDGTGVVKGSYGYMDPTGIYRKVEYTADSNGYRAVIRSNEPGTANQNVADALFIVEPPPPEVMQQDIIHNDISPRNGKAK, translated from the coding sequence ATGTTCTCGATCATATGTTTACTATCCTTGGTGGTGGCAATGGTTCAATCAGTTCCCGTTCCTCAAAATCAGCAACTCCAGGACAAGGAACGCAGGATTCCTTCAATTCAGTCTCTTTCCAGAGCCGGTTCTGACCGATTTGAACAAGATGTGGCTTACACTTCCAAACCTTACCAGTTCGGGTATGAACTGGAGGATGGTTTCGGTATGAGCCAGTACCGCAGCGAAGCTTCCGATGGTACCGGTGTTGTTAAAGGCAGCTATGGATACATGGATCCAACTGGTATTTACAGAAAAGTGGAATACACAGCCGATAGCAATGGATACAGGGCCGTAATCCGCAGTAATGAGCCTGGAACAGCCAATCAAAATGTCGCCGATGCTTTGTTTATCGTCGAGCCGCCCCCACCTGAAGTGATGCAACAAGATATCATTCACAACGATATTTCCCCACGAAACGGGAAAGCGAAGTAA